The genomic interval GGCCGGGGGGGGCTGTGCAGTGTTACGGGTCAGGCTGTGTGGCCCGGCCCTTTTGTCTGTGtgattatttttgtaaaaagtgTATTATCTGTGGTTGCCACCCCATCGCCCTTGGCCTCGGGCCCAATCTGTGTTCCAGGCCCACCTGCACCTCACTCGGCGGCTCTGAGGTCTCTGTGCCTCCTTCCAGCACTGGCTGTcagggccagcccagcagaggcCCATGACCCAACAGCCTGCCCAAAGAACTCATTTctggggggtaggggtggggtgatGCTCAGCAGGAGGGTTGAGCCCAGAGCCCCGGGGAAGGGGACCCTACACGACACCCCCTTGCCCTACCACCACCAGGCTAAAGCCCAGTCTTCCTGAACTGGGCTACCCTTGTTCACGTGCCAAATCGCCCCAGCCCGTGTGCCCCAACCCCTCTCTGGAGCCAGAACTCCTTCCCCCAAGCCCTGCAGTGTCCGTGTATCCATCCTCCGTGCCCGTCTGTGCAGTGACAGCCCCGGAAGAGCCGCCTCTAATCCTCTGTAGCAATAACGGTGCGCCTCCCACCCCCGACCATCCGCGCACCACTAGGATTTTAAAGTCCATAGGTTTTAATGAAATTTCTATTCCTGTCTCTGAGCTGCTGCTGTGCTTTGTCTGGGTCCTCCAGGGGGACATGAGTCAGGGCTGGGGCAAGACCTCCTCCTGCCAGGCCTTTGGTCGGGGGGTACCTGGGAGGAGAAAGGCCAGAGGCTGTGACAGTCAGGACCGGACACTGAGGACCTGGCGAGAAGGTAGAgggccagacagacagacagacagcagtGGAATCCTGGGGAGGGCTCATCCTAGACTAGATCTGAAGTGGGCTGGGCCCTGGCAGCTGAAAGGGGGCAGTAGTAGACAGGACGCGTGCCAACCGAAGCTGAAGCCTCCTTCCTGAGCAGCCCTTCAGGTTGGGGCCTGGGTCACTGCACTAGACATCGGAGTAGAAGCTGGCCTTTTCCCAGGGCTGAACTGAATCTTCCGTCCCCAGCGGCAGGTGGAGGCCAGGCTGCGAGGTTTGGGGCAGCGCTCCAGAGGAGGAGCAGGCAGGCAGCACTGGAGAGGCCTGGCCCAAACTCCAGCAGCCCTGTGGAGGCAAGACAGGGGTCCAGGGCCCTGGCTGGAGGACCCCAAGGGCTGTGGCCTGAATGGGAGGGAGTAGCTGTGAGGGGGCTGTGGCctgcccctcagcctgccccatCCAGCTCTCTGTCTGCTCCAGGTTACCTGTGGCTGGGGGAGACACAGGACGGCCTCAGGGGTGCCTGCAGCTCCTGTTGCATGGCTGCCTTCTGTTCCTTTAGCTCTGGAGGAGAAGTTCTACCTGAGACACAGTGCCCAGTCTTCCAGGCTATATTACAAGAGtgaggtggggtggtgggggcagggggtaggGGTGGCACAGAGCACTGGGTGCTCTGGGGCCTGCCTAGGGTCCTCACCTGCCAGGGTGGGCTCTAGGCTTGCCTCAGAGGGTCGAGGGGCCCCTGTATATTCGTCTTCCAGGCAGCGCTGCAGGGAGAGCTGGCTCAGTGCCTGGCCTTatggcaggggtggggcagggctgggcagggtgCCCAGGCCAGGATCCCCATGGTGGGGAGCAGGAACCAGCCTGTGCAGTCTCTTCCTCCCAACCATCTGGGGGCACTCCTGAGAGGAACACTAGCCTCTCCCGGAAAAGCTGAGCTTGGCAAGGGGGTGGCAGGCCTGAACCCAGACTtggggaagagaaggaggcaaaagacctgggaagacccagcagtTGATCTAAAAGTGCTGACCTCAGACTTAGGGACTCAACTGGAATATGGGTTCACGTACTTAGGGATCACACACATAAGAAGTGTGCACACGGGAAAAACGGACCCAGGGTTCACACAGTCTCTgcaggcacagacacacacagacacatgtgtgGGGATCTCACGCCCTGGGTGAGAGACAGGGGTGTCTACGCTCAgcagaggggctgggggtggggtggcccaGGACTGCAGCTCACCTGCAGGATGGGAATCTCCCTCTCCAGCGCGCGGCACTCTTCCTCCAGGAGGGCCCTGGGACATGGGCAGTGAGGCACCAGAAGCAGCACTGCAGGCCTGGGTCTCAGCAAAGCCCTTCCTGTAGTCCCAACGTCTGGCCTCCCCAGGAGCCTCCTCTAGGCCCTCctatctccgcccacctctcccTCTGCTGCCCTCATGCTGTTCCAGCACAGCCTTGCAGCCCCGCCAGCCTCTTCCTGGGCAGGGTGTGTCCTCTCTCCTTGCCCGCCTTCCAGTGCCCAACCTGAGGAGCAGCCGTCTCTCTTCTACTCGATAGGACTAGACTTGCGGGTCCTCTTGCCTCTGTTCTCCCCCATATCACAGCCCTGCCCCTGCTTTAAAAACTCTTCTGTGTGtcatttctctccctcctcccaggaTAAAAGTCCTCAGGCCAAGGCCCGTGTAGGCATCTGTACTTGATTGATTCCTGGCAGCAACCTCATCAGCATCCTGCCCTTTCCACCTCTCAGCCCCGCTCTTCCGGGTCTCCCAGCCAGGTGtgttccctcccttctcctcccagtaGTCCCAGTACATCAGGGTCCACCCGCAGTCCCgccctccctgtccccacccccactgcacaCACTTGGGGCCTCACCGCAGGTGTCCAGCAACCTGGTCAATGTAGGACACGTTCAGCTGGTCCTTGATGACACTGAGGTCCCGGGGACAGCTGCTGGTAGATGAAGTCAAACTCACTCTCCCATGCTGCTTCACCCCAGGACTTCAGGACACAAATGCCATTTCTCCTAGACAATTTTGTGCTTTCTCACAAAGGCAACACAAGATGGTACTAAAAGGAGGAGATCTGGAGCCTGGGATTGCACACATGGGTTCTGCCACCCTTTACTGTGTTTGAGCCTGGGAAAGTCAGTCATCCTTTCTGAGCTTTAGTATCAtttctgcaaaatggggacaTCACCCCCTTCATAAGGATGTGTGAGAAGTAAGTTGCTACCATTCACTGATGAACACGCTGCTGCTCGTTTATCTCATTCAGCCCCCACCCCTCTCtaacccagtcctcgcagcctggcTGTCCCAGCCTGAGAGACAAATGGCCACTGGATGAAGTCTCTCCTTCCACTCATACCTGCATGTAGTGCTCCCTCTTCCTGCAAAGCGCTTCTCATTGTATCTGTCTGGAAGTCTGTTCCTCATATTCTAAAACCCAGATTGAACCAAGCTCCCAGGATTGGCACGTGTCTCCTGGGCCTCTGCAACCCTCACGGGCTGACCCCTACCACAGGTGGCTATAGAAGTGTCAACCCAGACCACGAGCTCCTCCATGCCTGCAGGTGGGACCTACCAGTTGCCCGGGGTCCTTTGCCCAGCAAGGACAGATCCCTCCTCTCCTATTACTATACCTGGGTTCACCAGCTCTCATCTGGAACATCTCCTGTTCTGGCAAATCACGCCTGGGCTCCTCCAAGGCAAAGCGCAGGACCCTGGGACTATACTGGACCCAAGCCTGGGTCTGGTCCCTGCAGAAGATGCATAAAGGCAATTCAGGGGCTCATTCCAGGGAATCACAGGAAAGGCAACCCTGGCTCCTTGTCAGTTGCCAGGCTAGCCCATCTGAGTTCTGGAGACAGGGCCCAGCCCCAGGTCTGGAGCTCCAACCTGCCCTCACAGATGGCCTTCCGGCGGAGACCTTGGAGGAGCTGCCGCAGTTCCTGGCGCACGAGATCTCTTACAAGGGGCGGTGGTGCCAGAAGGGAGGAGAGGTCAGAGGTGGGGCGAGATCCAGGGGATTGGATAGATCGAGCCTCTTGGAGCAATGATCGTAACATCACCACCTGCAAGGAGAGCTGGGGCACCTCAGCGACTGCGGAGGGAAGTGAAGGGaggctggggagctgggggaATGAGGGGCAGGGCAGTTAAATTGGAGAGGGTTGGGCGGACAGTAAGATCCAACAAGAGCTCGAGAGTTTTACTGGGCAGGGCTAGGGACCCGTAGGAGGTGAGAAAATCATCCGAGTCGTGGGACAGGTCTGCCGTGGGGCCCACCTTCTTACGCCCCACCTCTGCCCGTAGCTCCAGGCTCAGATCCACCGTCGTCTCCCCTAGAATCCTCTTCACTTCGGGCCGCTCCGGGAGCGGAACGTGCTCTTCCACCAGTTCCCACAGCGACGGGGAGTCCCCAGGCATGGCCTGCCCGCGCCACCGCCCCCGAGACGCTCGGCCGCACGCTTGGACCTGCTGGCCCACGGGTCGGAGCGTTGGGTTCCTGGGATACCGCTAGTCGCCCATGGCCGGGCAGGCCCACTCACGCCTCGCCGCTTCCGGGTCTCACAGGCCACGCCCCCAGTCTGTCACTCTGACCGGCCTCTCCCAAGCCCCATTCCGTTCTGCCGCCCGTCCCCACGACTAAAGTTGCTCGGTCCAGAGCCGCTGGCCTCTGGCGCTCTCCTGCCCTACTACTGATCGACTCTCGGAGGCCACGGTCTCAGGTCGCGGCCCCGTGAGCCAGGCGGCGGGACTGGCGCCCTAGCCCCGCCTCTTCCGCGCGGCCGTTACCCGGGAAACGGGGCCCGCTACCCCAAGCCCCGCCCCCAGAGCCCCAGCCCCGCCCATCCCAGGGCGGTGCCGGCTAACAAAGCCCAACCCACAGCGGTGGTAGGTAGTTTCGCAGTCTCAACCATGCACATCAACCTGACTCCAAGCACCTTTCATCCCTGGGCACCTTTAGACTCCAGGGCAAGTGAAAGAACCAAGAAATCTGAGCCCGGTGGGTTTAttacttccttgccttttctggcCAGGAGGCAGCGGCAGGGTAGAATTTCTCCTTCCAGCCCGGGTAAGTCTAGTGAACCGCTGCACTTCTAGGAACCTGGGGAACCAGGACAGTCCGGACCAGATAGATTGGGCCAGGCGCCCTTCCCACAACACACCAGGATCCGGGGTTAGGGATCCAGATCCCCATCCCCAAACAGACAAAGGGCTTCTCCATTCACGTTTTTTACTAAAGCACCCACACAAGTTTCTGTGCAATGTACAAACACGAGCCGGTCCTGGGGCTACTGCCTTCTCTCTAAGAGGCGGGGTGGGGCTGGAACCCAACTGATCCAAGCCCCATCCGCCCCCATGCAAAGCCCAACTCCAAGATCCCAGGCAGCGACACAGCACCCCCTCTGGTCCCCTCCTGGGGCTGCTCCTCAGCAGGGGGTGCCCCAGAGTTTGCCCCCTACAATGTTGAGTGAAAAAGGTTTCCCCTCCCCTGGGAGTGTGGGGGATCCTCAGGTCTGAGAATTCCCCCTGGAAGCAACATTGCCCCCTAGTCATACCTCCCACTCTTCTAGGCCCTAGGGGACTCAagggggggaaactgaggcacagagaggtggagTGACCTGGCCCAGGCCACTCGGCGAGGCAGTGCAGGGGTTGACCCAACCCTGACAGTGAGGGGAGCTgaactggggagggaggagcaggaggggTTGACCCCAGAGACGGCCACCCTTGAGGGGCCTGCCCAGGATGGAAGCTCCCCCAAAGTAGGTTCTGAAACTTCCAAGTGCAGCTGGGGGGTGCCTACTGCAGACCCTCAGAAAACAGAGCCCACAGTCTCAGTCCTGGGGGATCCACCACAGAGCAACTGCCAGCCAGGCTGTAGGTCAGTCCTCTGACAGGCAATCCTTGGCACTGGGAGCCTTTGTCCACTGGTATCATCCCCGAGGAGGCCATGAAGGGGGCCGCCCAATGTCCACTGTGATATTGGTGAAGAGTGGCTGCCGAGACACCTCTAAGACCTGGTACCGCACTGACGCGATGCCGTCCCGCTTCATGGTCAGCTTCGTGTTTTGAATCTTGGTAAACCTAGACAGGATAGAAGTGGGTCTAGATCAGGGCTCACCACCGAACCCAGTAGGGATCACTGGGGCCAAGGCTCACACCCTCCCGGCTTCTTCCTGGGGTGACTCAGTTCCCCTTGCTACCCCCTCCACCTGCCTTTGGCTCTTGCAACAACCCTCAAAACAGAGATCTCACCCCCTTCAGTCCAGAATCATGACACGCTAACCAGTTTTTCTCTCATCGCAGACCTAGACACAGGGCACCCCAAAGACACCTCAAATACAACGTGTCCTATATTGTATGCATCATCTTTACTCCCCACACCCACCATCTCTGTGCCACCTTCTCTGTTCCTCATCCTTTAATCACGCCTTCATCATCTATTTATTGAGCAGTCCCCATGTGCCAGGCCCTCTCTAAGCACCAAGGTCACAGCCATGAACAGAACTGCAAAGTCCTTCCCCTCATGGCAAGTCTATACCACTAGGGCAGACAAGTAATAGACAAGGAAGACACCGGAGTACTGAGGGAGACAGCAGAGGGAAACGCAGACAGGGTGACTGCCGTGGAAGGGGTGGGTGTGCGCCATCAAGCTGACAGCAGAGGAAAAGCTTTCCAGGCAGAGGTAAAAGCATAGGCTGACCCTAAACTGAAAATGAGAATTTGCACAGCAGAGTGCCTAGAGCTTAATGGGCCAAGGAGAAAACCCAGAATAAGATTAGCTGGGAGGTTAGACCATGTATGGGCAGGCCTCTGTAAGTCAGAGGAAACAGCTTTTTATTCTGAGTGAAAAAACACAGGGATTTTTAGCCCAGTCTGGGAAAGGGAGGGCCAGGGAACATAAACTACAAAGAGGATGCACTAGTGCAGAGGTATAGGGGAAAGTGGACCAGCTCAGACACCTTTCAGGGGTGGCACTGATAAGACCTGCTGATGGTCCAGATATGTAGGGCGAGAGCAAGAAGAATCCAGGAGAACTCCTAGATCTGAGGCAAAAGCAACCAGCTAGATGAAACCAGCATCCACAGAGTTCCTTAAGCCAGAAACATCTTGCTATCTTGGCCATGCAGATATCACTAACCAAGGATGGCACCTAGACATGGTCCCCTGGCCTGTGCTTCTAGAGCCCCACTGCCACCCTCATCCTAACTGTTTTGATCCTCTCCATCCTTCTTGGCTCAGTTCAGATCCCTCTCTGGAGCCAGTCCAACACTTGAGTACTCCCCCTCAGATACCCCAAAGCCCCTCTTCTCCCAGCCTGTCATCCCTTCCCTATTCACCATAGTTTTTAACTTAACTGCTTTTTTATCAGCTCCCTGGATGCCCAATACTTCATgcttctgccaaatatcaacccTACATCAGTACGGCCACCTCCCTCCCTGCTCTGACATCCTGGCTTCAGAGCAGAACATCCTACTGGTCTGGTGGGTGCATGCCAGTTTCACATGCAGCAAACCCCCTGGGCTCCACTGATTCCTTTGAGCCTGGTTTACTTTCCTCCTGCTCCATTCAGCAGCTCTGCCAGCTTCTTCAAACTCAAAGGTTGGTCCTTCCAAACCCAAATGTGGTCCCATCCCTTCCCCACATGAAAGTTCTTCCATGACTCTCCAGCACCCCTGGGACAAAACTGAAACTCCCAACCTGGGATCAGCAGTGACCCCCCTCTTGTCACTCCCAGCCTTCAGAATGTaataatgaagagtttcaagctCTCAGCGTATACAATGGACGCACACATTCCAGACTCCTACACATCTGATTCCTTTTATCCAGACTAGCCTCCTCCATCAGCCTGGTGAATACAGTACTGTACCCAAGGTAGGTGTGTgacaaatatttgtagaatgaataACTCTTTTCAAACTCTAGTTtac from Dama dama isolate Ldn47 chromosome 20, ASM3311817v1, whole genome shotgun sequence carries:
- the CCDC24 gene encoding coiled-coil domain-containing protein 24 isoform X5, translating into MPGDSPSLWELVEEHVPLPERPEVKRILGETTVDLSLELRAEVGRKKVVMLRSLLQEARSIQSPGSRPTSDLSSLLAPPPLVRDLVRQELRQLLQGLRRKAICEGRDQTQAWVQYSPRVLRFALEEPRRDLPEQEMFQMRAGEPSSCPRDLSVIKDQLNVSYIDQVAGHLRALLEEECRALEREIPILQRCLEDEYTGAPRPSEASLEPTLAELKEQKAAMQQELQAPLRPSCVSPSHRYPPTKGLAGGGLAPALTHVPLEDPDKAQQQLRDRNRNFIKTYGL
- the CCDC24 gene encoding coiled-coil domain-containing protein 24 isoform X2, producing the protein MPGDSPSLWELVEEHVPLPERPEVKRILGETTVDLSLELRAEVGRKKVVMLRSLLQEARSIQSPGSRPTSDLSSLLAPPPLVRDLVRQELRQLLQGLRRKAICEGRDQTQAWVQYSPRVLRFALEEPRRDLPEQEMFQMRAGEPSCPRDLSVIKDQLNVSYIDQVAGHLRALLEEECRALEREIPILQRCLEDEYTGAPRPSEASLEPTLAELKEQKAAMQQELQAPLRPSCVSPSHRPQPLGSSSQGPGPLSCLHRAAGVWARPLQCCLPAPPLERCPKPRSLASTCRWGRKIQFSPGKRPASTPMSSAVTQAPT
- the CCDC24 gene encoding coiled-coil domain-containing protein 24 isoform X8; protein product: MPGDSPSLWELVEEHVPLPERPEVKRILGETTVDLSLELRAEVVMLRSLLQEARSIQSPGSRPTSDLSSLLAPPPLVRDLVRQELRQLLQGLRRKAICEGRDQTQAWVQYSPRVLRFALEEPRRDLPEQEMFQMRAGEPSCPRDLSVIKDQLNVSYIDQVAGHLRALLEEECRALEREIPILQRCLEDEYTGAPRPSEASLEPTLAELKEQKAAMQQELQAPLRPSCVSPSHRPQPLGSSSQGPGPLSCLHRAAGVWARPLQCCLPAPPLERCPKPRSLASTCRWGRKIQFSPGKRPASTPMSSAVTQAPT
- the CCDC24 gene encoding coiled-coil domain-containing protein 24 isoform X7 → MFQMRAGEPSCPRDLSVIKDQLNVSYIDQVAGHLRALLEEECRALEREIPILQRCLEDEYTGAPRPSEASLEPTLAELKEQKAAMQQELQAPLRPSCVSPSHRPQPLGSSSQGPGPLSCLHRAAGVWARPLQCCLPAPPLERCPKPRSLASTCRWGRKIQFSPGKRPASTPMSSAVTQAPT
- the CCDC24 gene encoding coiled-coil domain-containing protein 24 isoform X1, which produces MPGDSPSLWELVEEHVPLPERPEVKRILGETTVDLSLELRAEVGRKKVVMLRSLLQEARSIQSPGSRPTSDLSSLLAPPPLVRDLVRQELRQLLQGLRRKAICEGRDQTQAWVQYSPRVLRFALEEPRRDLPEQEMFQMRAGEPSSCPRDLSVIKDQLNVSYIDQVAGHLRALLEEECRALEREIPILQRCLEDEYTGAPRPSEASLEPTLAELKEQKAAMQQELQAPLRPSCVSPSHRPQPLGSSSQGPGPLSCLHRAAGVWARPLQCCLPAPPLERCPKPRSLASTCRWGRKIQFSPGKRPASTPMSSAVTQAPT
- the CCDC24 gene encoding coiled-coil domain-containing protein 24 isoform X6, which encodes MFQMRAGEPSSCPRDLSVIKDQLNVSYIDQVAGHLRALLEEECRALEREIPILQRCLEDEYTGAPRPSEASLEPTLAELKEQKAAMQQELQAPLRPSCVSPSHRPQPLGSSSQGPGPLSCLHRAAGVWARPLQCCLPAPPLERCPKPRSLASTCRWGRKIQFSPGKRPASTPMSSAVTQAPT
- the CCDC24 gene encoding coiled-coil domain-containing protein 24 isoform X3; translation: MPGDSPSLWELVEEHVPLPERPEVKRILGETTVDLSLELRAEVVMLRSLLQEARSIQSPGSRPTSDLSSLLAPPPLVRDLVRQELRQLLQGLRRKAICEGRDQTQAWVQYSPRVLRFALEEPRRDLPEQEMFQMRAGEPSSCPRDLSVIKDQLNVSYIDQVAGHLRALLEEECRALEREIPILQRCLEDEYTGAPRPSEASLEPTLAELKEQKAAMQQELQAPLRPSCVSPSHRPQPLGSSSQGPGPLSCLHRAAGVWARPLQCCLPAPPLERCPKPRSLASTCRWGRKIQFSPGKRPASTPMSSAVTQAPT
- the CCDC24 gene encoding coiled-coil domain-containing protein 24 isoform X4; its protein translation is MPGDSPSLWELVEEHVPLPERPEVKRILGETTVDLSLELRAEVGRKKVVMLRSLLQEARSIQSPGSRPTSDLSSLLAPPPLVRDLVRQELRQLLQGLRRKAICEGRDQTQAWVQYSPRVLRFALEEPRRDLPEQEMFQMRAGEPSSCPRDLSVIKDQLNVSYIDQVAGHLRALLEEECRALEREIPILQRCLEDEYTGAPRPSEASLEPTLAELKEQKAAMQQELQAPLRPSCVSPSHRAAGVWARPLQCCLPAPPLERCPKPRSLASTCRWGRKIQFSPGKRPASTPMSSAVTQAPT